The Halalkalibaculum roseum genome window below encodes:
- a CDS encoding SusC/RagA family TonB-linked outer membrane protein, protein MNNSYKSYSLLFVLLLLSQVAMAQFTVRGTITDETTGDPLVGVNVFHQESQSGTTTDIDGEFTLELPGQSATLRITYIGYISKNIEVSATNNEVNITLRQDVANLEEVVVTGLATSVRRSNLANAVSSVSADELVGSSPTQTLSSDLYGKVTGANISSNSGAPGGGISVKLRGVTTINGSSEPLYIVDGIYMNNDAIANGSNAVTAAAAGGSSSNQDNPVNRIADLNPSEIESIEILKGASAAAIYGQRASSGVVIIKTKRGSAGKAQFSASQSIGITTIQKKLGQREFTATTAEAAFGSTGLALFNEAQSSGRGFLDYEELMYGNEGLLSKTQLSSSFGNESTSFYVSGTLQDDEGIIKTTGYERQSIRANVDHRFTEKLKVSVSSNYIHSESRRGLTNNDNTGTTFGVSMVATPSFIDLRPDENGIYPSHPFNAANQLQTRDLFSNNEGVNRVLTSVQLDYNILQQAENLLKFQFTGGVDFFSQKNKLVFPSDLQFEQASGAPGTLIETSTDNLNTNTSALLVHTYMPRSGFTLVSQLGYTSFNNDQNSVLNVSNGVLGTQTNVDQAVSVNVNQTRVFQRDRGFFLQEELNLSDTYIATVGLRGDKSDRNGDVDKIYLYPKASFAWNLTNMDFWENDLVDNLKFRVAFGQTGNLSTFGSKFTSLAPSNIGGFGGILVTNTRGVEDIKPERQTEIEGGFDLSLADGLASLSFTVYQKSIEDMLLQRELEPSTGFSFESFNAGEMRNRGIEIGLDMIPVNSSDLRWSSTLNFWKNVSKVTNLPVPAFDVGGFGTSLGVYRIEEGKSATQIVGLDPEVDGNGNLVTDGSGNPSIITKKLGDGEPDFQLSFSNQFNIFKNVDFSFLLHWKKGGDTINLTELLYDLNGTTPDYDDTDLTFADYQNQAAGITDDTPNGVKRLSLLGISTDQFVQDASYLRMREIGLYYNVPVSFTSALSESIRGIRFGVSATNLFTISPYRSYDPEVSNFGNQPIAQNIEVAPYPSSKQYYFHFNIDF, encoded by the coding sequence ATGAACAACAGCTACAAGTCGTATTCTCTGCTGTTTGTTTTGTTGCTTCTCTCACAGGTTGCAATGGCACAATTTACAGTCAGAGGTACTATAACAGATGAAACAACCGGTGATCCCTTGGTTGGAGTCAATGTTTTCCACCAGGAATCACAGAGTGGAACAACGACTGACATCGACGGTGAATTCACGCTGGAATTGCCCGGGCAATCGGCAACCCTGCGCATCACCTATATCGGGTACATTTCAAAAAATATTGAGGTGTCAGCTACCAACAATGAGGTCAATATCACACTTCGTCAGGATGTAGCCAATCTTGAGGAGGTGGTTGTAACCGGTTTGGCAACTTCAGTCAGGCGATCGAACTTGGCCAATGCCGTTTCTTCGGTATCTGCTGATGAACTGGTTGGCAGTTCGCCGACTCAAACCCTGAGCTCCGATCTTTACGGTAAGGTCACGGGTGCCAATATCAGTTCCAATTCAGGCGCCCCGGGCGGAGGTATCTCTGTTAAACTTAGGGGTGTCACCACGATCAACGGTTCTTCCGAACCGCTGTATATTGTTGACGGGATCTACATGAATAACGATGCTATCGCAAACGGATCCAACGCGGTTACCGCAGCGGCAGCCGGGGGTAGTTCTTCAAACCAGGACAATCCGGTTAACCGTATTGCCGATCTGAATCCCAGTGAAATTGAAAGTATAGAGATTTTGAAAGGGGCTTCAGCTGCCGCTATTTACGGTCAGCGTGCCTCCAGCGGTGTGGTAATCATCAAAACCAAACGGGGTAGTGCGGGCAAGGCCCAATTTAGTGCCTCGCAGTCTATCGGTATCACAACCATTCAAAAGAAACTGGGCCAGAGGGAGTTTACGGCCACCACAGCCGAAGCCGCTTTCGGCAGCACCGGACTGGCACTATTCAATGAAGCGCAAAGTTCAGGACGAGGCTTTTTGGATTATGAAGAGCTGATGTACGGAAATGAAGGCTTGCTTTCGAAAACGCAGCTCAGCAGCAGTTTCGGTAATGAGAGCACCAGCTTTTATGTAAGCGGTACACTACAGGATGATGAAGGCATCATAAAAACTACCGGTTATGAGCGACAGTCTATCAGGGCGAATGTGGATCATAGGTTCACTGAGAAACTGAAGGTTTCCGTCTCTTCCAACTACATTCACTCGGAATCACGTCGCGGGCTGACCAACAATGACAATACCGGTACCACTTTCGGGGTATCCATGGTTGCTACGCCCAGCTTCATCGATCTGCGTCCGGATGAAAACGGGATCTATCCCTCTCACCCTTTTAACGCTGCAAACCAGCTCCAGACACGGGATCTGTTCTCAAATAATGAGGGTGTAAACCGGGTGCTTACTTCCGTACAGCTCGATTATAACATCTTGCAACAGGCAGAAAATCTGCTGAAATTTCAATTTACCGGCGGTGTGGACTTTTTCAGTCAGAAAAACAAGCTGGTATTTCCCAGTGACCTGCAGTTTGAACAGGCCAGCGGGGCCCCGGGAACTCTTATTGAAACCAGTACCGACAACCTGAACACCAATACTTCGGCACTGCTGGTTCACACCTACATGCCGCGAAGCGGATTTACACTGGTTTCACAGTTGGGTTACACCTCATTCAATAATGACCAAAATTCGGTACTGAATGTTTCGAACGGCGTTTTAGGTACGCAGACTAACGTTGACCAGGCCGTATCCGTAAATGTAAACCAGACCCGGGTATTTCAACGCGACCGAGGTTTCTTTTTACAGGAAGAGCTGAATCTCAGTGATACCTACATTGCTACGGTAGGTTTGCGAGGGGATAAGTCAGACCGAAATGGAGATGTTGACAAGATCTATCTTTACCCAAAGGCTTCGTTTGCCTGGAACCTTACCAATATGGATTTCTGGGAAAACGATCTGGTAGATAATCTCAAATTCCGTGTAGCTTTCGGACAAACCGGTAACCTGTCTACCTTTGGGTCCAAGTTTACATCACTGGCTCCATCCAATATCGGTGGATTCGGCGGAATTCTGGTCACGAATACTCGTGGTGTGGAAGACATCAAGCCTGAGCGGCAGACCGAAATTGAGGGTGGCTTTGATTTGAGTCTGGCTGACGGATTAGCTTCTCTCAGCTTTACGGTCTATCAGAAGTCGATTGAAGACATGTTGCTGCAGCGAGAGCTGGAACCCTCTACCGGCTTCAGTTTTGAAAGCTTCAACGCCGGTGAGATGCGCAATCGTGGTATTGAGATCGGTCTGGATATGATACCTGTCAATTCCAGTGATCTGCGATGGAGCTCTACGCTAAACTTCTGGAAAAATGTATCTAAAGTCACAAACCTTCCGGTACCCGCTTTTGATGTGGGCGGATTCGGTACCTCCTTGGGTGTCTACCGGATTGAAGAGGGCAAATCTGCCACTCAGATTGTCGGACTGGATCCGGAGGTCGATGGAAATGGAAACTTGGTTACCGATGGCAGTGGAAATCCCAGTATAATTACCAAAAAACTGGGGGACGGCGAGCCTGACTTCCAGCTCTCTTTTTCCAACCAGTTCAACATCTTTAAAAATGTTGATTTCTCCTTCCTGCTTCACTGGAAGAAGGGTGGAGATACGATCAACCTGACGGAACTGCTTTATGATCTGAACGGTACCACTCCTGATTATGATGATACGGATCTGACATTTGCCGATTATCAGAACCAGGCTGCAGGTATCACAGATGACACACCCAATGGGGTTAAGCGGTTAAGTCTGCTTGGAATAAGTACGGATCAGTTTGTACAGGATGCTTCTTACCTGAGAATGAGAGAAATAGGCCTTTATTACAATGTTCCTGTTTCATTTACCTCAGCTCTGAGTGAAAGCATCAGAGGAATACGGTTTGGTGTTTCTGCAACCAATCTCTTTACCATTTCGCCTTACAGGAGTTACGATCCTGAAGTTTCTAACTTCGGCAATCAGCCTATAGCGCAAAATATTGAGGTTGCACCCTATCCTTCATCCAAACAGTATTATTTCCATTTCAATATCGACTTTTAA
- a CDS encoding ABC transporter ATP-binding protein, with the protein MIKTKNLKKIYTTEEVETTALNNVNLEINEGEFCAIMGPSGCGKSTLLNIMGLLDNPTEGEYHFLGHEVSNNSERERAQLRKGNIGFIFQSFNLIDELTVFENVELPLLYLGASSDERKEKAEAALERMSMMHRRNHFPQQLSGGQQQRVAIARAVVANAKLILADEPTGNLDSDHGDEVMKLLAELNEAGTTIVMVTHSPHDADYARRVIHLFDGHVVTENMQEGFHV; encoded by the coding sequence ATGATTAAAACAAAGAACCTTAAGAAGATATACACCACGGAAGAGGTAGAAACGACCGCTCTCAATAATGTGAACCTTGAAATCAATGAAGGTGAGTTCTGTGCCATCATGGGTCCATCGGGATGCGGAAAGTCGACCCTGCTTAATATTATGGGCCTGCTTGACAACCCTACCGAAGGAGAATACCATTTCCTGGGCCATGAGGTTTCCAATAACTCCGAGCGGGAGCGGGCACAGCTACGCAAAGGGAACATCGGATTCATCTTCCAGAGTTTTAATCTGATTGACGAGCTCACGGTGTTTGAAAACGTTGAGCTTCCGCTTCTATACCTCGGTGCCTCCTCCGACGAACGCAAGGAAAAGGCCGAAGCGGCTTTGGAGCGCATGAGTATGATGCACCGCCGCAACCACTTCCCACAGCAGCTTTCCGGCGGTCAGCAGCAGCGCGTGGCTATTGCCCGGGCTGTGGTCGCCAATGCCAAGCTGATACTAGCCGATGAGCCCACCGGTAACCTGGATTCCGATCACGGTGACGAAGTGATGAAACTATTGGCCGAACTCAACGAAGCCGGCACAACGATTGTGATGGTTACCCACTCCCCACACGATGCCGATTATGCGCGGCGCGTCATCCACCTGTTCGACGGGCACGTAGTTACCGAGAATATGCAGGAAGGATTTCACGTGTAG
- a CDS encoding ABC transporter permease — protein sequence MIKNYLKTAFRSFKRHKSSFLINVIGLSIGMACSILIFLWVFDELGHDRFHEDIDQIYQVMEHQTYSGDKFTTQSTPGILAPTLKEEVPEFQYIATYTWNMDFLFTKGDKSLKENGLYARPDLFHILSIPLLQGNRDQLLTKPNSVVISQQMAMKYFGESNPVGESITLNNEELLTVTGVFRKLPENSSIRFDFVLPFEDWLKTNDWALEWGNNGPRTIAKLHAGVDVAALNNKINDFIKERNEDSNVDLFVYPYADLYLYGQFEQGELAGGRIDYVYLFSIVAVFILLIACINFMNLSTAKAGRRAKEVGIRKSIGATKGSLVGQFIGESMMITFFSLLLSILLVEAFLPVFNGLTSKAIDINYFEPVLLLIFLSTALFTGLLAGSYPAFYLSSFEAVKTLKGAIKSSTGEIFARKGLVIFQFTLSVILIICTIVVYQQIQFTQTKNLGYDKDNLLYFTVEGDLNNSWDSFRQEISNVRGVTSISRAGATFMGRNNNTSGLEWPGKDPETRVLFENVSADYGLVETLGFELAAGRTHSREFGADTSRIIINQRAADVMGMDDPVGKFITLWDQETEIIGLVKDFNFQSLRQEVEPLFFRLAPQYTWRAYVRVNNSEIQNTIAGIENVYKKFNPTYPFEYEFMDEQYAALYRSEQRIGDLAKYFSIFAILISCLGLFGLSAFTAEQRSKEIGVRKVLGASVQNLVLLLTKDFTKPVLFAIMIAIPISWWMMDSWLSDFAYRSGLDWWIFVLSGSMAILIAWLTVSWQSIRAAWANPVQSLKSE from the coding sequence ATGATCAAAAATTACTTAAAAACGGCATTTCGAAGTTTCAAAAGGCATAAAAGTTCATTCTTAATCAATGTTATCGGGTTGTCCATCGGGATGGCCTGCAGTATTCTCATCTTCCTCTGGGTTTTTGATGAGCTGGGTCATGACCGCTTCCATGAAGATATCGATCAGATTTACCAGGTCATGGAACACCAGACCTACTCAGGAGATAAGTTTACCACGCAATCGACTCCCGGGATCTTGGCCCCTACACTTAAGGAGGAGGTGCCTGAATTCCAGTATATAGCTACCTACACCTGGAATATGGATTTTCTATTTACCAAAGGGGATAAATCCCTTAAAGAAAACGGACTTTATGCCCGTCCTGATCTCTTCCATATCCTTTCGATTCCGCTCTTACAGGGTAACCGTGATCAGCTGCTTACCAAACCCAATTCCGTTGTGATCTCTCAACAGATGGCCATGAAGTATTTCGGGGAGTCTAATCCGGTAGGTGAATCTATCACTCTGAACAACGAAGAGCTCCTCACCGTCACCGGTGTGTTTCGAAAACTTCCGGAGAATTCATCCATTCGGTTTGATTTCGTACTACCCTTCGAAGACTGGCTCAAGACCAATGATTGGGCTCTCGAGTGGGGGAATAATGGTCCGCGTACCATCGCGAAGCTCCATGCCGGTGTTGACGTAGCCGCATTGAATAACAAGATCAATGATTTCATTAAAGAAAGGAATGAAGACTCTAATGTAGATCTTTTTGTCTATCCTTATGCCGACCTGTACCTGTATGGACAATTCGAGCAGGGAGAGCTTGCCGGCGGGCGCATAGATTATGTATACCTTTTTTCTATCGTCGCTGTCTTTATTCTTCTCATCGCTTGCATCAACTTCATGAATCTGAGTACTGCCAAAGCGGGGCGAAGAGCTAAGGAGGTGGGTATCCGAAAATCAATTGGTGCCACCAAAGGGTCGCTGGTGGGTCAGTTTATAGGAGAATCCATGATGATCACGTTTTTCTCACTGCTGCTTTCCATCCTGCTCGTAGAGGCTTTCCTACCGGTCTTTAATGGACTGACCAGCAAGGCGATAGATATCAATTATTTCGAGCCTGTGCTTTTATTGATCTTCCTGAGCACAGCCCTCTTTACCGGTTTGCTAGCGGGCAGCTATCCCGCTTTTTACCTCTCATCTTTTGAAGCGGTAAAAACACTGAAAGGAGCCATAAAATCATCGACTGGTGAGATCTTTGCGAGGAAAGGGCTTGTCATATTTCAGTTTACCTTATCGGTGATACTGATTATCTGCACCATCGTTGTTTACCAGCAGATACAGTTTACGCAGACAAAGAACCTGGGCTATGACAAAGACAACCTATTGTATTTTACCGTCGAGGGTGATCTGAATAACAGTTGGGATTCTTTCCGTCAAGAAATTTCAAATGTCCGGGGTGTTACTTCCATTTCCAGGGCCGGGGCTACCTTTATGGGGCGAAATAACAATACTTCGGGTCTAGAATGGCCAGGCAAGGATCCCGAGACCCGAGTACTCTTCGAAAACGTAAGTGCCGATTACGGACTGGTGGAGACCCTTGGTTTTGAATTAGCCGCCGGGCGTACTCATTCCAGGGAATTCGGAGCGGATACTTCCAGGATCATTATCAACCAGCGAGCAGCTGATGTTATGGGTATGGATGACCCTGTCGGTAAGTTCATCACGCTTTGGGATCAGGAGACAGAAATTATTGGTCTTGTAAAGGATTTTAACTTCCAATCATTACGGCAGGAGGTGGAGCCCCTATTTTTCAGATTGGCACCGCAATATACCTGGAGAGCATATGTGCGTGTAAATAACAGCGAGATTCAGAACACTATAGCGGGGATTGAGAATGTCTACAAGAAATTCAATCCTACCTACCCGTTTGAGTATGAATTTATGGATGAGCAGTATGCCGCCTTATACCGAAGCGAGCAGCGAATTGGGGATTTGGCAAAGTATTTCTCCATTTTTGCCATTCTAATTTCCTGTCTGGGACTATTCGGTCTATCAGCTTTCACCGCTGAACAGCGTTCAAAAGAGATAGGAGTGAGAAAGGTATTGGGTGCCAGTGTGCAGAACCTTGTACTATTGCTAACCAAGGATTTCACAAAACCGGTGCTTTTTGCCATCATGATCGCCATACCGATTTCATGGTGGATGATGGACAGCTGGCTGTCTGATTTCGCCTATCGCTCCGGTCTTGACTGGTGGATATTTGTGCTATCGGGTAGCATGGCTATTCTTATCGCCTGGCTGACGGTAAGTTGGCAATCGATCAGGGCAGCGTGGGCAAACCCTGTGCAGAGTTTGAAGAGTGAATGA
- a CDS encoding zinc finger domain-containing protein has product MFYALECPQCSGTIEKIKVGGRNGYYCQNCQKK; this is encoded by the coding sequence ATATTTTATGCCCTTGAATGCCCGCAGTGCAGTGGGACTATTGAGAAAATAAAGGTCGGCGGCCGAAACGGTTATTACTGTCAGAACTGCCAGAAGAAGTAA
- a CDS encoding efflux RND transporter periplasmic adaptor subunit produces MSQNSAAADLSSAGMDKKREKKTWTAKRIGMIVGGLAIAALFIYSFFLMDVRSTLNVDRAKLTVSTVQEDSFQEFIQVTGTVQPIQTIYLDAIEGGVVQEVYRESGTMVEQGDTILTLSNSALQLNVLNREAQLYDQINNVRNSRLNLEQNTLQLQEQLANAKSQRDILESQFQRQKQLVEKNLISQQEFEETKENFEYQTRRYELTYESYKKDSVQTITQLQQLNDSEDRMYRSLSAVQGILDNLVVTAPTSGQLSTIELNQGQSISQGERIGQVDILDSYKIRVGIDEYHLSRISTGLSGSFDFNGAEHDLVITKIYPVVNNGQFEVDMEFVNEPPTGLTRGQTTRIRLELGESSNAILLARGGFYQTTGGNWVFKVTENGDRAVKQSIRLGRQNPEYFEVLSGLEPGDRVITSSYDTFGDNEVLNLE; encoded by the coding sequence ATGTCACAGAACTCAGCAGCAGCAGATCTATCCAGTGCCGGGATGGATAAGAAACGAGAGAAAAAAACATGGACGGCCAAGCGTATTGGAATGATTGTGGGTGGTTTGGCAATTGCAGCCCTTTTTATCTACAGTTTTTTCCTGATGGATGTCCGATCCACCCTGAATGTGGACCGGGCCAAACTTACTGTCAGTACCGTGCAGGAGGATTCCTTTCAGGAGTTTATTCAGGTGACAGGTACGGTTCAGCCTATTCAGACGATTTACCTTGACGCCATTGAAGGAGGAGTTGTTCAGGAAGTATACCGCGAGTCGGGTACCATGGTGGAACAGGGTGATACCATTTTAACACTTTCGAACTCCGCGCTCCAGTTGAACGTGTTGAACCGGGAAGCACAACTGTATGATCAGATTAACAATGTGCGTAATTCGAGATTAAATCTGGAGCAAAATACGTTGCAACTGCAGGAGCAGCTGGCCAACGCCAAATCCCAGAGAGATATTCTGGAATCACAATTTCAACGCCAAAAGCAGCTGGTAGAAAAGAATCTGATATCCCAGCAGGAATTTGAGGAGACGAAAGAAAATTTTGAATACCAAACGAGGCGATACGAATTAACTTATGAGTCCTACAAGAAAGACTCGGTGCAGACCATAACCCAGCTGCAGCAGCTAAATGATTCGGAAGATCGAATGTACCGAAGCTTGAGTGCTGTTCAGGGCATATTGGACAATCTGGTGGTTACCGCGCCTACTTCCGGCCAGCTGAGTACTATCGAATTGAATCAGGGACAATCCATCTCACAGGGTGAGCGGATCGGTCAGGTGGATATACTGGATAGCTACAAAATCAGGGTAGGTATTGATGAGTATCACCTCTCGCGAATTTCTACCGGTCTGAGCGGATCCTTTGACTTTAACGGGGCTGAGCATGACCTGGTGATCACCAAGATTTACCCGGTAGTAAATAACGGTCAGTTTGAGGTCGATATGGAATTTGTGAATGAACCGCCAACGGGACTGACCCGCGGACAAACAACGAGAATTCGCCTTGAACTGGGTGAGTCGTCGAATGCCATCTTGCTGGCGCGCGGTGGGTTTTACCAGACCACAGGAGGTAACTGGGTATTTAAAGTCACTGAAAATGGTGACCGGGCAGTGAAACAATCGATTCGCCTAGGCCGGCAAAATCCGGAGTATTTTGAAGTACTTTCCGGCCTAGAGCCTGGAGATAGAGTCATCACCTCCAGCTACGATACCTTCGGCGATAATGAGGTTTTAAATCTAGAATAA